In a genomic window of Aquila chrysaetos chrysaetos chromosome Z, bAquChr1.4, whole genome shotgun sequence:
- the LOC115336687 gene encoding uncharacterized protein LOC115336687 yields the protein MGDSKIARLGKEALFDFLEKHKARPSVLGIGWAQGNWYNLQSVVDRMVALQKDARVRSGKGKAIVCAVLGASLAAAVEDRDCHLTAESQIIESLQNLVQSLMGQVAGLKAQLEAEKNQVKHLQIALKEQLLAGTVREEIPPRSEIGYPFKDLQAAKERVEKLELPSLRPLVKTEYTYDDEQDQFPQVTTKEVPYTATELAKLKKEFGRTLKESETEYVWRVSLSGGDQILLSEKEAEGYWGPGVFLTTGNHRAPWSLTQRAAYWAGGLNPLERGDPLAITGTVDQLVESVQKTACLQMIYDRKLEPRQESPMMMLVDPERMTPLIRGLPDSLKPIGIQLQGKIQAMPQGESVGAASGGFTPDQHRRPPDKKIWTWGEVAQELINYGRKYGPVNPPATKTDSRGLRRTEVKIVPCPGSDKRTPLAKPPGGRDIPNKRNILWARGYQKGIPRSLMDGMPTDKLEKLVTAWPDKPVNRKVDFENTTLSTPSLIDLSETNATQEPAGN from the coding sequence ATGGGTGATAGCAAAATTGCCCgtttggggaaagaagctttgtttgattttttagaaaaacataaagcgcGACCCTCTGTGCTTGGGATAGGCTGGGCTCAGGGAAATTGGTATAATCTGCAGAGCGTTGTTGATCGGATGGTCgctttacagaaagatgctAGAGTGcggtcagggaaaggaaaagcaattgtctGTGCCGTTCTCGGAGCCAGTCTGGCCGCAGCAGTGGAGGATAGGGATTGCCACCTCACTGCAGAATCTCAAATTATTGAATCCCTCCAAAATCTTGTTCAGTCCCTTATGGGACAAGTGGCGggattaaaagcacaacttgaagcagaaaagaaccaagtgaaacatttgcaaattgctcttaaggagcagctccttgcaggtACTGTCCGTGAGGAAATTCCTCCAAGATCAGAAATTGGCTACCCCTTTaaggacctgcaggcagcaaaagagagagtggAGAAGCTAGAGCTGCCTTCATTGCGACCTttagtcaaaactgaatatacttATGATGATGAGCAAGACCAGTTCCCCCAAGTTACAACTAAAGAGGTCCCCTATACTGCCACTGAgttggcaaaactaaaaaaggaatttggccgAACCCTTAAGGAGTCAGAAACGGAGTATGTGTGGAGAGTATCATTGTCGGGGGGGGACCAGattctgttaagtgaaaagGAGGCGGAAGGGTattggggaccgggagtgtttttAACTACTGGGAATCACCGTGCCCCCTGGTCTTTAACCCAACGGGCAGCCTATTGGGCGGGGGGTTTGAACCCCTTGGAGAGGGGAGATCCCCTCGCGATTACGGGGACTGTTGATCAATTAGTGGAGAGTGTGCAAAAGACAGCTTGTCTGCAGATGATATATGATCGAAAATTGGAGCCTAGGCAGGAGTCCCCAATGATGATGTTGGTGGATCCTGAGCGAATGACTCCCCTTATACGGGGACTCCCTGATTCCCTGAAACCAATTGGTATACAATTACAAGGAAAGATACAGGCGATGCCCCAGGGCGAGAGTGTTGGGGCTGCTTCAGGAGGATTCACGCCTGATCAGCACCGCCGCCCCCCAGATAAGAAAATTTGGACTTGGGGAGAAGTGgcccaggaattaattaattacggGCGCAAATATGGTCCTGTTaaccctccagccaccaaaacagacTCCAGGGGCTTGAGGcggactgaagtaaaaatagttccGTGCCCTGGGAGTGATAAGAGAACACCCCTTGCTAAACCGCCGGGGGGGAGAGATATCCCGAACAAACGTAATATACTGTGGGCACGGGGATACCAGAAGGGGATCCCGCGTAGCTTAATGGACGGGATGCCAacagacaaattggaaaaattggtAACAGCGTGGCCTGATAAAccagtaaacagaaaagtggattttgagaaTACTACCCTGAGCACACCTTCCCTGATTGatttatcagaaacaaatgccaCCCAAGAGCCGGCGGGAAACTAG